Proteins co-encoded in one Amia ocellicauda isolate fAmiCal2 chromosome 11, fAmiCal2.hap1, whole genome shotgun sequence genomic window:
- the LOC136763483 gene encoding protocadherin alpha-3-like, translating into MVLSHQRECTRLILLFLLLVCFCHPVSGQIVYSVSEEVNPGSVVGNLAKDLNLNIQELESRLFQLVYGSKKRYFEVNLKTGILYVNERIDREALCPSSLACAVELEAIVNLPLNLYRIEINILDINDNSPLFPVKQQYLNISESTFPGVRFALLSASDPDVGTNSVKTYKLSPNDHFSVDVQSGGDQSVSAELVLQKALDREKQPVIHLVLTAVDGGKPPKSGTSELTINVLDNNDNTPAFSSSVYKVRVPENVPHGASVITLNATDLDEGVNGEIVYFFNKHGQEKILDTFQINPRTGEITVKGDIDFEEKKAYEIRVQAQDKGQSPMATHCKVLVEVIDVNDNAPDIAVTSLLNNVKEDAKPGTAIALITVSDRDSGDNGKVNCLIQGDAPFKLQMSYRNYYSLILAGPLDRESVSRYNVTITATDDGKPPLSSTSVIHVNVVDVNDNAPRFPEPVLEVYLKENSPPGTLIFTASAFDPDLNENSEVTYSLRETSVQGVPVSTIINVNSVSGEIYAIQTFDYEEVKTLQFQLLAIDAGMPRQSSNATVNVFILDQNDNSPGILPPYSPEGTSNTENIPLSADIGYFVAKIRAIDADSGYNAWLSYHVLEPKRTDIFSIRSNTGEIRTKRRLTENDLQSHPLVILVTDNGTPALSATVSIDVVVVESSSEMQSEFRHLPKKEDSFSDLNLYLLIAIVSVSVIFLISLLSLIVVKCHRRDDSFSGYSPPMITTHPDGSWSYSKTTQQYDVCFSSDTLKSDVVVFNSPFPPSSGDLININGNDTFKRNQEMSNNMEVRSSLTDF; encoded by the coding sequence ATGGTTTTATCTCACCAAAGGGAATGTACGCGGCTTATTCTTCTCTTCCTGCTATTGGTTTGCTTTTGTCATCCAGTATCTGGGCAAATTGTGTATTCTGTTTCCGAAGAGGTAAACCCCGGGTCCGTTGTTGGAAATTTAGCCAAGGATTTGAACCTCAATATTCAAGAACTGGAATCGCGATTGTTTCAGCTCGTCTATGGATCGAAGAAAAGGTATTTCGAGGTCAATCTTAAAACAGGCATTCTCTATGTGAATGAAAGGATTGACAGAGAGGCGCTGTGTCCGAGCAGTCTCGCATGTGCAGTTGAGTTAGAAGCTATTGTTAACCTTCCCTTGAATCTTTACcgcattgaaataaatattttagatATCAATGACAATTCGCCTCTCTTCCCTGTTAAGCAGCAGTATTTAAACATTTCGGAATCAACTTTCCCTGGAGTGAGGTTTGCATTGTTGAGTGCGTCTGATCCGGATGTTGGCACAAATTCTGTAAAGACATATAAACTGAGTCCAAATGATCATTTCTCTGTGGATGTGCAGAGCGGCGGTGATCAGAGTGTGTCTGCGGAGTTAGTGCTGCAGAAAGCTTTAGACCGAGAGAAACAGCCTGTGATCCATCTAGTGCTGACTGCTGTTGATGGGGGGAAACCACCTAAATCCGGGACCTCTGAGTTAACCATAAACGTATTAGATAATAACGACAATACACCAGCTTTCAGTAGTTCTGTCTATAAAGTCCGTGTGCCTGAAAATGTACCCCATGGGGCTTCTGTTATAACTCTTAATGCAACAGATTTAGACGAAGGGGTAAACGGCGAGATTGTGTATTTCTTTAACAAACATGGACAAGAAAAAATCTTAGATACGTTTCAAATCAATCCCAGAACTGGTGAAATCACTGTTAAAGGGGACATTGATTTTGAAGAAAAGAAGGCGTATGAAATTCGTGTTCAGGCCCAGGATAAAGGTCAGTCACCAATGGCCACGCACTGTAAAGTGCTGGTGGAAGTTATAGATGTAAATGACAACGCCCCGGACATTGCTGTAACATCTCTTTTAAACAATGTCAAGGAAGACGCAAAACCAGGCACAGCCATTGCTCTGATTACAGTTTCTGACAGAGACAGCGGTGACAATGGAAAGGTGAATTGCCTTATTCAAGGGGATGCCCCTTTCAAACTTCAGATGTCCTATCGGAATTACTACTCTTTAATTCTCGCTGGACCTTTGGACAGGGAGAGCGTTTCCCGGTATAATGTCACCATCACAGCCACGGACGACGGGAAACCGCCTCTGTCCAGCACCAGCGTCATTCATGTCAATGTTGTGGATGTAAATGACAACGCACCGCGTTTTCCCGAGCCTGTTCTTGAGGTTTATTTAAAGGAAAACAGTCCACCCGGAACTCTTATTTTCACTGCTTCCGCGTTTGACCCTGATTTAAATGAAAATTCTGAAGTGACTTATTCTTTGCGGGAAACGTCAGTGCAAGGGGTGCCCGTTTCCACTATCATTAACGTGAACTCTGTAAGCGGTGAAATATATGCAATACAGACCTTTGATTATGAGGAAGTTAAAACTTTACAATTTCAGCTGCTAGCCATTGATGCAGGGATGCCTCGGCAGAGCAGTAACGCAACTGTGAACGTTTTTATTCTCGACCAGAACGACAACAGTCCTGGCATTCTGCCGCCGTACTCTCCAGAAGGCACGTCTAACACAGAAAACATCCCTTTATCTGCAGACATTGGCTATTTCGTGGCAAAGATCCGCGCTATAGATGCCGATTCTGGCTACAATGCATGGCTTTCTTATCACGTTCTTGAACCCAAACGAACTGATATCTTTAGTATTCGTAGCAACACGGGAGAAATAAGGACAAAGCGACGTTTGACTGAAAATGATTTACAATCGCATCCTTTGGTCATTTTGGTTACTGACAACGGAACACCTGCCTTATCTGCTACTGTTTCTATTGACGTAGTGGTCGTGGAGAGCTCATCAGAAATGCAATCGGAATTCAGACATTTGCCCAAAAAGGAAGACAGTTTTTCcgatttaaatttgtatttgcttaTCGCTATTGTTTCAGTGTCAGTCATATTTCTCATCAGCCTCCTCAGTTTAATAGTTGTGAAATGCCACAGGAGGGATGACAGTTTCAGCGGGTACAGCCCCCCAATGATCACCACACACCCTGACGGGAGCTGGTCTTACTCTAAAACTACTCAGCAGTATGACGTGTGTTTCAGCTCAGACACCCTGAAGAGTGACGTCGTGGTTTTTAACTCTCCGTTTCCCCCTTCAAGTGGAGACCTAATTAATATTAATGGCAATGATACGTTTAAAAGGAATCAGGAAATGTCCAATAACATGGAGGTAAGATCATCCTTAACAgacttttaa